The window CCGGCATTCAGCACTGCGACAGAGCCAGAGTGAGAGGCCTCTCAACCACGTGACGACTCGCTCAACGAGCGGGCTTGTAATCCGGTTTCCTTGCGCTCCGACATCGCCTGCTCCCTCCGGTACCCCAACGCTCTtttgggggagaggggggaatgCATTAGCGCCCCAATGCCTCGTGCTTCACCGTCTCGGGGGGCTAGAAAGCTTCCCAAGTTATTCTCCGGCACAGAATGTCCGGCCGATTGAGGCACAGGCTCGGCGTGCAAGACCAGTTGCCGGCCGTTTATGGGGTAAATGGTGAGTCAGAATTTCCTGCGAGCAATGTCTTCCAACGACATTAACTGGCCACAGCATCTCAAGTGAGATCGGATGGCAGACGGCCGACTTCCGATTCAATTCTCACGACCCGCTGGTAAGCTGTCAAATCGAGAACCTGCGCTGTGATGCACGCACTAGTTTTTGGCTGGAAGATGACGCCTGCTGATTGCCGGACTGATTTTGTCGGAAGGGCACTCCAGAATCAAGCGATCGGAGACGCGTTCTAGCTATTATGAAAATGAGTGGGAATGGATCGAGTAGCGGCGGAGTACTGAATGTAATAATTCTACTTGGGACGATGCTATTCCAAGCCCATGCACATTTAGAGTTGGGAAATTGGGAAATTGGCATTCGCAATCGCCAATGGGTTACGGGTGGAAAGCAAGACACTTGAAACCATGGCACCCAATATCAACAATGACGTCCGACAGGTGGGAAAGCAGTCGGCCGAAAGACACAGAGTAACATTCGTGACCAAACTCAACgtggcagcagcaacagcctcGGGGCCTCGTTCTCGAAGAGCATTCCCTTTTCGATCCTCACCTATTTCATCGCAGCCCTTGTGTCCGTCAACCGCCCCCCTGCTCACGGCGTTACTCTAAAACAACTCTCCGGCCACATTCAATCAATGTGAAAGCCGGCCCCATCGGGCGCCCCTTCAATATTACCCAAACGCGCACAACCGCCAGGGATTCCCCACACTTGATGCTCCTTTCGGACGGCACCTGAGCACGTCTCATCCCGTCGCGCTTGAAGCAATTCTGCCCATTCCCACCAATCGCCCTCGCAACTCTCCGCCCTAGATGAACCTACCTCCCGGATTGGGAAGCTCTGAATTGCACTTTGTACCACGCAGAATCAGGAttgggagagggagggggtgtaGGCGATGGCGATCCCATGAGGGAAAGGAAAGATGGAAGAAACAAGTAGAGGTTGATGGTTCATCCAACGCTACGCCCGGCCAAATATACCCGAACAAGCATGTCCCCGATCCGAACATAGGGCGACACGCTGCTACCCCCCCCCTTATAGCTATGCTGTAGTGACCCCTTCTAATTACCCTCCTGTCAGAGCCAGATGGGATGCGGTGCAATCCCCCTGGACCACACCCATCCCGGTAGATCATCAACGCGAAAAGGCGTCAGGCGTGTGCAGCCCGTCGCCGATGCGACGCCAGACACGGGAGAAGGAAACATACAAAACCAAACTCGgggcccctcctcccttctcGCCTCCTCTTTCCTGCGGTTCTGGGacctctccttctcctaCGCTTGTTGTTCCATCCCCTTGACTTCGAGGCGAACCTGTGTTGCCTTGAATTCTTGAgccttctcttcttcgcaTCTTCCCGCCCCTTGGTTTCACAATTGTCTGGTACAttcgtttcgtttcgtttTTTCAACATGAAGGCTTCTGCGACTCTCCTGGCGGCCGCCCTCTTCTaccagggcgccgccgctttGCCCTGCAAGGGCTCTTCGTAAGTGTTTTCTCCTCATCCCATCCTACTAGTCGCCCGAAAGTACGGACGACCCGTTGTTTCACACTGCTTCTTGGAGTTGAGACTAACGAAGACAAAATAAACAGTGCCGCCTGTGGTGCCGTCGGCTGGGCCGGCCCCACTCCGGTCAAActcgccgtccgcgccgaCCCCGCCCCTTCCGCCTTCCCAGGCGCTGAGGGATTTGGCCGCaacgccatcggcggccgAACTGGCAAAGTCTACAAAGTCACTAACCTCAAGTCAGTATCCCTTCTACTCCACCTCCATCTCTGTCTGTTATTGCTTGTGCTGACGTCTTGACCCAGCGACTCCGGCACGGGCTCCCTCCGTGATGCCGTCTCCCAGCCGAACCGTATCGTGGTGTTCGACGTCGGCGGTGTCATCAAGATCGATGCCCGCATTGTAGTGTCCAAGAACATCTATATTGCCGGCCAGACCGCTCCAGGAGGTGTAAGTTGGTTCCTGGCCGCTCTTCAAACTCCACCTGCACACCCCGAGTCACAACTCACACAACTCAGGGCATCACCGTCTATGGCAACGGTTTCTCTTGGTCAAATgccaacgaggccatcgtACGTCATATCAGAATTCGAATGGGCAAGTCCGGCGACAGCGGTAAAgacgccatcaccatcgccgacggcaagaaCCTCATCTTCGACcacgtctccgtctcctGGGGCCGCGACGAGACCTTTTCCATTTCGGGCGATGTCAGCAATGTCACAATTTCTTCCAGTATAATCAGCCAGGGATTGGAAACCCATTCATGCGGAGGACTCATGCAGACTGATGGCGGTGTCTCGCTCTTCCGCAACCTGTACATCGACAACAAGACCCGCAACCCCAAGGTCAAGGGAGTCAACGACTTCCAGAACAACGTCGTCTACAactggggaggaggaggcggctACATCGCTGGCGACTCCGACGGTGCGAGCTacgccaacatcatcaacaactaCTTCATATCCGGGCCCTCCACCTCCGTCACGGCCTTCACGAGGGGTAACGCCAACTTCCGCGGCTACGTCAAGGACAACTTCTACGACTCGAaccgcgacggcgccctcaaTGGTGCCGCTCTTTGCGTATCGACCACCTGCTACTCCAACATGGCCATCCAGACCACCCCCTTCGCCtacccggcgccggcgaagctTTTGacgcccgccgacgccgtcgcccacgTCGTCTCCAAGGTGGGCGCCTCCATTGCtcgcgacgccgtcgacaccgCCCTCGTCAAGGAGCTCACGTCCTACGGCAAGTCTGGGAAGCTCATCTCCGACGAGGCCtccatgggcggcgtcggcaccatcgaggccggcacggccaagaaggacacggacggcgacggcattCCCGACGAGTGGGAGACGGCGAACGGTCTGAACCCCAACGATGCCTCGGACGGCATGAAGATCGGCGCTGGCGGGTACGCCAACCTTGAGATTTATGTCAACTCGCTCGCCCCGGCCGTCTACTAGATATGGATCGCCCGTCCGGGGGATTGGTGGTAGCACCGGGTCCTTCACGTTCGATGATGGATCCCCTTGGCTTTACAAAGCCCTCACTTTCACTCTATTTTCTTGTTTATAACTGCGCACCGTCTATATTCTAACGAGGTACATATACCTATTTCACATGAACATATGTTAATTCTTTCCACGACATTTGCTCACTGAACATTTTCTTGGCTGCTACATCAGTAACCTAGCAATCTGAACAAATCCATGTGTTGAGTCTGCGCACATTTCGACAAATGTGCGCAAATGTCTCAAGCGTCTTTCTAAATCAAGTGGAACCTCCATTTATTCACTCGACGGCTCGGATCCTAAAGCATCATTAAATCTATGCATTCCTGTCTCCTCTGCCTCGCCACTTTCTGATGCAACTTCACCATCGGTCACTGTCTGTGGCCTAGTTCAGTGCTTTATCTCATGGGTTTAACCCGGTTTAGttcctttccctccccttgaGTTCACTGACATGTAAGATGGTTCGTCTTTCGGTCCCAGCTGTCATGATGTTTACTATCAACGCAATCTGCCTCTGTTTCCTTAAACTGGATCTATTCACTTAACAGTCTCAACATAACCGCCTGTGACCTTGTTCATCAGCAGAATTACCCCGGAGCCCTGAAGAAGTTGTTTGCCGCCGCTCTCTCCGAGAGTTTTAGCAGATGATATATGATTAGGCGGAAAGAGCCTTGGTCAAAGCTGTATGCGTCGCTGGTAATGTGCCATTAAGGGTATCGTATCTTAAACGGCCGCCACGCATGCCCGACTTTCGTCTCAGTACCATTGACCAAACACTCCCAGAATAAACTTCAAAGCTGATGGTAGCAGCCTTTACGTTGGTGCAGAACATATCCCAAAAAGACACTGGCCTGCAGGCTGCAGTCCAAAATTTATGTCCGTTTGATATGTGTGGAAAATAGCAAGAGTCAGACATTTCGCTGAGGTCAACATTTGAGAGACGTTGACTCCGAAAGCTCATCGATAAATGTAATGCTGGCTACGGAGGCTTCGGGCGATGCTTACCATCGGGGCGGACTGACTGCAGCGGTCCGGCCGAACCGTGCCGAACTAGACTGTGTTTGTATTGAAAGTTCGTAAGGAATCCTACGGGATGCACCGCTGTAACAACAATTCATTGAAAGCATCGTCCAGTGCCATTAA is drawn from Colletotrichum destructivum chromosome 6, complete sequence and contains these coding sequences:
- a CDS encoding Putative pectin lyase/virulence factor, which translates into the protein MKASATLLAAALFYQGAAALPCKGSSAACGAVGWAGPTPVKLAVRADPAPSAFPGAEGFGRNAIGGRTGKVYKVTNLNDSGTGSLRDAVSQPNRIVVFDVGGVIKIDARIVVSKNIYIAGQTAPGGGITVYGNGFSWSNANEAIVRHIRIRMGKSGDSGKDAITIADGKNLIFDHVSVSWGRDETFSISGDVSNVTISSSIISQGLETHSCGGLMQTDGGVSLFRNLYIDNKTRNPKVKGVNDFQNNVVYNWGGGGGYIAGDSDGASYANIINNYFISGPSTSVTAFTRGNANFRGYVKDNFYDSNRDGALNGAALCVSTTCYSNMAIQTTPFAYPAPAKLLTPADAVAHVVSKVGASIARDAVDTALVKELTSYGKSGKLISDEASMGGVGTIEAGTAKKDTDGDGIPDEWETANGLNPNDASDGMKIGAGGYANLEIYVNSLAPAVY